Proteins co-encoded in one Lineus longissimus chromosome 11, tnLinLong1.2, whole genome shotgun sequence genomic window:
- the LOC135495743 gene encoding mdm2-binding protein-like, producing MDRYTIVLCSNWEISINDDVIKNLGKSFSESTTWRCPRSGQLHQSQRFISSILMPLEEREVPSNESDSSPDKWTKVPESGEDELVTFLQEIVKENTDEVEKPVADAIHGLADNLPDSGYYVDILWVLGDNQAPDISENVSLYGALKRMIEWHNGRITFVTSSVDTGHLAASPWVKFLQVVIKTPADYLIEDLVWRGRINVTDQKTKASLTLPGFVLQASGDKISDSSADLMSKLFPKSPSPKRSHSVRKTRQDKSSQKEGLCLSSRLEFLEEIPYTNVPSFFVTNRRLELSLLETGSDSEAGELTKSEVLFNHIQQNKKMCSFMRLWFSTSQPKRIKPVKKKDPNEKEKTGTDIWQSKLLQNELTMPEQPLTGPLDYYTFLIHPGEKGKLSAYLLRQPRELNGGVVEILMKCPGPVPINQSHTQNVHQLLKQLPSMAPELITQMNEDIFGLQTTVLQKWIAEQEEKEELATLSESELYFLLNTVRETYIGKVQEKIVSKPTKINDVSHLTFRTPPSELDLDPCEWLERYALTERENTEKMQRIKSMDRIGGVPPPPKEKEDDSLKLDAAQFLKMFAPTGAPVAECLSPIRCPNAKSRLKLPKYNSREVKNAEWPECTKYNYHGIYYNASSESELQEARFGRIRDRYIWHETSSTCTLEQKAKPATVAMLKSCISTKPRDKIESKFPRNGSSDDFSRERRVAPKRSAAKTTDAPPSGKNRKSPRLSKTEGANKSAGLTKPAEDQTQNDEAIAETALDKKARDKAKAISRSERHKRKLQSIVDDVLIKKGMTTDNPAHKACSERLFRVTKAFVMDLKSSWNLSEEMRKIAEEQVQMVIDFQLKKNKKESEKK from the exons ATGGACAGATATACTATAGTGCTCTGTTCAAACTGGGAAATAAGTATAAATG ATGATGTTATTAAAAACCTTGGTAAAAGTTTCTCTGAGAGCACTACCTGGAGGTGTCCGAGAAGTGGTCAGCTGCACCAAAGTCAGAGGTTTATTAGTTCCATTTTGATGCCGTTGGAAGAGAGAGAAGTGCCAAGTAACGAG TCGGATTCAAGTCCGGACAAGTGGACTAAAGTTCCAGAGTCTGGAGAAGATGAATTGGTCACATTCCTTCAAGAGATAGTCAAAGAAAATACTGATGA GGTGGAGAAACCGGTTGCTGATGCAATCCATGGCCTCGCTGACAATTTGCCGGACTCAG GGTACTACGTGGATATTTTATGGGTTTTAGGAGACAATCAAGCCCCTGACATCAG CGAGAATGTCTCCCTTTATGGTGCTTTGAAAAGGATGATTGAATGGCATAACGGACGTATAACATTCGTTACTAGTAGTGTGGAtactggccacctggcggcatCACCTTGGGTCAAGTTTCTCCAAGTTGTTATCAAGACACCTGCTGATTATCTCATTGAGGACTTAGTCTGGAGGGGAAGAATCAATGTCACAGATCAAAAG ACCAAGGCGTCCCTCACATTGCCAGGATTCGTTCTTCAGGCATCAGGAGACAAAATAAGTGATAGCAGTGCTGATTTAATGAGTAAACTCTTCCCCAAGTCTCCCTCACCGAAAAGGTCCCACTCTGTTAGAAAAACGCGGCAGGACAAATCATCACAAAAAGAG ggtttgtgtttATCGAGCCGTTTGGAGTTCCTTGAGGAGATTCCGTATACCAATGTGCCTTCATTCTTTGTCACGAACAGACGCCTGGAGTT GTCATTGTTGGAAACCGGTTCAGATTCGGAAGCAGGGGAGCTGACAAAATCAGAAGTTCTTTTCAATCATAtacaacaaaataaaaag ATGTGTTCCTTTATGAGACTGTGGTTCAGCACCAGCCAACCCAAGAGAATAAAACCTGTGAAGAAGAAAGATCCTAATGAGAAAGAGAAGACTGGCACAGACATCTGGCAGAGCAAGTTACTACAGAATGAACTTACAA TGCCAGAGCAGCCATTGACTGGTCCACTAGACTACTACACCTTCCTCATCCACCCCGGTGAAAAGGGCAAACTTTCGGCCTACCTTCTTCGGCAGCCTCGAGAACTCAACGGAGGCGTCGTAGAAATACTCATGAAGTGCCCAGGACCAGTTCCCATCAACCAGAGTCACACGCAGAACGTCCACCAACTTTTGAAACAGTTACCGTCCATGGCACCGGAACTGATCACGCAGATGAATGAGGATATTTTTGGTCTGCAGACGACTGTTCTGCAGAAATGGATAG CTGAGCAGGAAGAGAAAGAAGAGCTTGCCACACTGTCAGAAAGTGAGCTCTACTTTCTGCTCAACACAGTCCGAGAAACGTACATAGGCAAAGTTCAGGAAAAAATTGTATCGAAACCGACAAAGATCAATGATGTGTCTCATCTGACGTTCAGAACTCCTCCTTCAG AACTTGACCTTGACCCATGTGAATGGTTAGAAAGATATGCGCTCACTGAGAGAGAAAATACGGAGAAGATGCAACGGATCAAATCCATGGACAGAATAGGTGGCGTTCCCCCGCCCcccaaagaaaaagaagatgatt CACTAAAGTTGGATGCCGCCCAATTCCTGAAAATGTTTGCCCCAACGGGTGCGCCAGTGGCAGAGTGTCTCAGTCCCATTAGGTGTCCA AATGCTAAATCTCGTCTCAAATTACCAAAGTACAACAGTAGAGAAGTGAAGAATGCTGAATGGCCAgagtgtacaaaatataacTATCACGGAATATA ttACAATGCATCGTCTGAGTCTGAACTGCAAGAGGCCCGCTTCGGTCGAATACGCGATCGCTACATCTGGCATGAAACCTCGTCCACATGCACCTTGGAGCAGAAGGCTAAACCTGCAACTGTCGCTATGCTAAAGTCGTGCATTTCAACTAAACCTAGGGACAAGATTGAGTCAAAGTTTCCTAGGAATGGTTCATCGGATGATTTTAGCAGAGAGAGACGTGTGGCACCAAAAAG GTCAGCAGCTAAAACTACAGATGCTCCACCTAGTGGCAAGAATAGAAAATCTCCTCGGTTGAGTAAGACGGAGGGCGCAAATAAATCGGCAGGACTGACAAAACCGGCAGAGGATCAGACGCAAAATGATGAAGCCATCGCGGAGACAGCACTTGATAAGAAAGCTAGAGACAAGGCCAAGGCAATAAGTAGATCTGAACGACATAAAAGG AAACTGCAATCTATTGTTGATGACGTACTGATCAAGAAGGGGATGACTACTGACAACCCGGCTCACAAAGCTTGTAGTGAAAGACTGTTCAGGGTGACCAAGGCATTTGTTATG GATCTGAAGTCTTCGTGGAACCTCTCAGAGGAGATGAGAAAGATAGCTGAAGAACAAGTACAGATGGTCATCGACTTTCAactcaagaaaaacaaaaaagaaTCTGAAAAGAAGTGA